Proteins co-encoded in one Rattus rattus isolate New Zealand chromosome 5, Rrattus_CSIRO_v1, whole genome shotgun sequence genomic window:
- the Eid1 gene encoding EP300-interacting inhibitor of differentiation 1, whose product MAEMAELCELYEESNELQMDVLPGEGDMEVGRGARGPAPEEGPMEEEAGPSAARAQRGLFPEAGADLEGDEFDDWEDDYDFPEEERWSGAMHRVSAALEEANKVFLRTARADDALDGGFQARCEKSPFDQLAFIEELFSLMVVNRLTEELGCDEIIDRE is encoded by the coding sequence ATGGCGGAGATGGCAGAGCTTTGCGAGCTGTACGAAGAAAGCAACGAGCTGCAGATGGACGTGCTGCCCGGCGAGGGCGATATGGAGGTAGGCCGCGGGGCCCGCGGGCCGGCCCCAGAGGAGGGCCCCATGGAGGAGGAGGCCGGGCCGTCCGCCGCCCGCGCCCAGCGCGGCCTCTTCCCCGAGGCTGGCGCGGACCTGGAAGGCGACGAGTTTGACGATTGGGAGGACGACTATGACTTCCCTGAAGAGGAGCGCTGGAGTGGCGCTATGCACAGGGTGTCCGCTGCGCTGGAGGAAGCCAACAAGGTGTTCCTGAGAACGGCGCGAGCCGATGATGCCCTGGATGGCGGGTTTCAGGCGCGCTGCGAGAAGAGCCCTTTCGACCAGCTAGCTTTTATCGAAGAGCTGTTTTCGCTGATGGTTGTCAATCGACTGACCGAAGAGCTCGGTTGTGATGAGATCATTGATCGAGAGTAA